From a region of the Synechococcus sp. RS9916 genome:
- a CDS encoding TIGR00341 family protein: MHSLLRRAFDNLSGEWQVNLENRVPRNELYKARIASSKPSLGFFLLLICSAVIATLGLISNSTAVVIGAMIVAPLMDPILSLAFGLSIADNRLVKRSAITVLIGIATVVGTAWILASLFGASEVNREMTARTAPNLIDLVIAVAAAVAGAFTITRDRLSNSIAGVAIAVALVPPLCVSGIGLSLGTDLVAVFGRGTVTGLTNQVAEGSFLLFLANLIGITVASLVVFMVQGYGSLRKAWRHLLVWLGLLGLLCIPLSSALHDFSARQQINSQFARFRAGLVQQGQRSGTNPEYLQRIKLLYSNVRVANNSANIDIVLNVPQKLVGKIGLADVQRNMRERAKNDYGIKEVEINISVIPTQILRYNPKTIPAS, encoded by the coding sequence AACGAGCTCTACAAAGCGCGAATCGCCTCGTCCAAACCCTCTCTGGGGTTCTTCTTGCTGCTGATCTGTTCAGCAGTGATCGCCACCCTGGGCCTGATCTCCAACAGCACTGCCGTCGTGATCGGCGCCATGATCGTGGCGCCGTTGATGGATCCGATCCTCAGCCTTGCCTTCGGGCTCAGCATTGCGGACAACCGACTGGTGAAACGGTCGGCGATCACCGTGCTGATCGGCATCGCCACGGTGGTGGGCACCGCCTGGATTCTGGCCTCATTGTTCGGAGCCAGTGAGGTGAACCGGGAGATGACGGCCCGCACAGCCCCGAACCTGATCGACCTGGTGATCGCCGTGGCAGCGGCCGTGGCCGGAGCCTTCACCATCACCCGCGATCGCCTGTCCAACTCGATCGCTGGGGTGGCCATCGCCGTGGCCTTGGTGCCTCCTCTTTGCGTGTCAGGCATTGGACTCAGCCTCGGCACCGACCTGGTGGCCGTGTTCGGTCGCGGCACGGTGACCGGCCTCACCAATCAGGTAGCGGAAGGATCCTTTCTGCTGTTTCTCGCCAACCTGATCGGCATCACCGTGGCCAGCCTGGTGGTGTTCATGGTGCAGGGCTACGGGAGTTTGCGCAAAGCCTGGAGGCATCTCCTGGTCTGGCTGGGGCTGTTAGGGCTGCTCTGCATTCCGTTGTCGTCTGCGCTGCACGATTTCTCCGCACGGCAACAGATCAACAGCCAATTTGCCCGCTTCCGTGCCGGCCTCGTCCAACAAGGTCAACGGTCAGGCACGAACCCTGAGTACTTGCAGCGGATCAAATTGCTCTACAGCAATGTGCGGGTCGCCAACAACTCCGCCAACATCGACATCGTGCTGAATGTGCCGCAAAAACTGGTCGGCAAAATCGGTCTTGCCGACGTGCAGCGCAACATGCGCGAACGCGCCAAGAACGATTACGGCATTAAAGAGGTGGAGATCAACATCAGTGTCATCCCCACCCAGATCCTGCGCTACAACCCCAAAACCATCCCCGCCTCCTGA